The Clostridia bacterium genome includes a region encoding these proteins:
- the rnpA gene encoding ribonuclease P protein component translates to MHKQNRLQSSRSFDYIYKHGASFKDGLLVLFVVKSKIKEPKVGFSVGKKVGGSVRRNKTKRRLKNALYRVFTRVKKGNNYVVVARSGSADASFKALFESLVSLFTQAGCLSEKTEVIDE, encoded by the coding sequence ATGCATAAGCAGAACAGGCTCCAAAGTTCCAGAAGTTTCGACTATATTTATAAGCACGGCGCCTCGTTTAAGGACGGGCTTCTCGTGCTGTTCGTCGTTAAAAGCAAGATCAAAGAGCCGAAGGTCGGATTCTCGGTCGGGAAAAAAGTCGGAGGCAGCGTCCGAAGAAACAAGACGAAACGCCGCTTGAAGAACGCCCTTTACAGGGTGTTTACCCGCGTCAAGAAAGGGAATAATTACGTCGTCGTCGCGCGCTCCGGAAGCGCGGACGCCTCGTTTAAAGCTCTTTTTGAATCCCTCGTTTCGCTGTTTACGCAAGCGGGATGCCTTTCCGAAAAAACGGAGGTAATCGATGAATAA
- the rpmH gene encoding 50S ribosomal protein L34, protein MKRTYQPKKRHRSKVHGFRARMATKGGRNVLARRRARGRKVLCA, encoded by the coding sequence ATGAAAAGAACTTATCAACCCAAGAAAAGACACAGAAGCAAAGTCCACGGTTTCCGTGCGAGAATGGCGACCAAAGGCGGAAGAAACGTCCTTGCGAGAAGACGTGCGAGAGGCAGAAAAGTTCTTTGCGCGTAA